GTTTCGCCATGCAGAAATTCATCATCAAGCCGATTTTCGAGGCGGAAAAGGATGTTCGTGAGCCGATCACGGTCATTATCGTCACCACCGGGATCTGGTATGTCCTCGATAACCTCGCCCTGCTCCTGTTCGGTGCCCAGTTCCGCGTTGCCAAGACCTCGGTGACCGGGAAAATGCTGGAGATTTTCGACATGTATTTTCTCTGGCCCAAGATCATCGGCGCCGGCATTACTCTGCTGCTCGGTCTTTACCTGTACTGGTTCCTCAAATATTCGCGGATGGGCAAGGCCGTTCGTGCCACCTCTCTGGATCGCGAGGCCGCGACCCTGATGGGGATCAAGCAGAATCGTATTTACAATATTGTCTTCGGCCTCGGTTGCGCCTGTTGCGGCGTTGCCGCCTGCGTGCTGGTGCCCTTTTACTATGTCTATCCGACGGTCGGGGTGCCCTTCGACATCAAGGCCTTCATCATTGTTGTGCTCGGCGGGCTTGGCAGTATTCCCGGTGCCATCCTCGGCGGGATCATTCTCGGAGTCATCGAGACCCTGGGCGCCCAGTTCATGGCGGCCACCTGGACCGAAATGCTCATCTATGTCTTTTTCCTTCTGGTTCTGTTTGTCAAGCCGTCAGGACTGTTTGGATTGAAACAGGACTATTAAGGGGACGTACCAATGAAACTGCTTACAGACCAGTCACCATTCCATAAAATAGCGACCCTGCTGATTATCGCCGGCCTGCTGGCCCTGCCGCTGGTGGTCAGTAATCCGTCGGTGATGCAGATCTTTATCCTGATCATCTTTTACGCCTACCTGACCTCATGCTGGAACTTTGTCGGCGGGTTTGCCGGGGTGCTGCCGTTGGGGCACTCGGCCTTTGTCGGGATCGGCGCCTACACTTCGACCACCCTCTACCTGACCTATGGGGTCAGCCCCTGGTTCGGTATGCTGGTCGGCGGGGTGCTGGCGGCGATCATGGGGATTCTCATCGGTCTGCCGACTCTCAAGTTGCGCGGCGCCTACTTTGCCCTGGCGACCATCGCCTTTGGTGAAGCGACTCGGGTGCTGGTGGAAAACGTCGAGAAGATCGGGCCTTTCGAAATCCGCGGGCCGAAAGGGTTGCTCATCAACCTGGCCGGCAATTCCCTGGCGGATTTTCAGTTTTCGAGCAAAGCACCCTATTACTACATTATTCTGTTCATGCTGCTGCTGGTGCTGTTACTGACCTTCGTCATGATGAATTCCAAGGTCGGCTACTACCTGGCCGCCGGTGGCGAAGAGCCGGAAGCGGCCGAGGCCTTGGGGATCAAGGTGTCCAAATACAAACTGATCGCCATGGCGATCAGCTGCTTCCTGACCGCCCTGGGCGGAACCTTTTACGCCCAACTGGTGCTGTACTTTTATCCCAAATCGATCCTCGGTCTCGATCTGTCCTATGAAATTGCCTTCATCGCTCTGATCGGCGGGCGTGGCACCATTCTTGGGCCGATCCTCGGCGCGTTGCTGCTGCGCCCGGTCGGGGAACTGACCCGGATCTATCTGTCCGATTCCCTGCCCGGGCTGCATCTGATTATCTTCGGACTGGTGCTGATCATTGTCATGCGCTATCAGCCCAAAGGCCTGGTGGAGCCGGTGTCACGTTGGTTCAACCGGCTGGCGAGGCGGGTTGACCAGGGGGACAACAATCGCAAGCAAGAGGAGGACTGTCATGGCGTTGCTGACAGTTGAAAAAGTGGTCAAACAGTTCGGCGGGCTGACCGCGGTCAATGCCGTCGACATGTGCGTGGAAAAAAATCAAATCGTCGGGGTGATCGGACCCAACGGGGCCGGCAAAACCACCCTGTTCAACTGCATCGCCGGGGCTTTTCCGCTGACCAGCGGCAGCATCCTTTTTGAAGGGCAGGAGATGGCCGGCAAGAAACCCTATGAGATCTGTCAGCTGGGTATTACCCGGACCTTTCAGGTGGTGAAACCCTTTGCCTCGAAAACAGTACTCTATAACACCATGGTCGGTGCCTTCGCCAATACCAATGTTCTGGGCGAAGCCCGCTCCAAAGCGTTGGAGGTGCTGAAAATTCTTGATCTGTATGAAAAAAAGGATGTGGTTTCCAAAAACCTGACCCTTCCCGAACGGAAACGCCTGGAACTGGCCCGGGCTCTGGCCACCGAGCCGAAATTGCTGCTCCTTGATGAAGTCATGGCCGGGCTGCGGCCGTCGGAAGTGACCGAAATGCTGCCGGTGATCCGGCGCATCAACCAGGTCGGGGTCAGCATCATCATTGTCGAGCACATCATGCAGGCGATCATGAATCTGTCCGAGCGGGTCTATGTCATCAACTTCGGCAAGAAGATCGCCGAAGGCACCCCCCATGAGGTCCTCGCCGATGCGGAGGTTGTCAAAGCATACCTTGGAGAGCAATATGTCGTTGATCAACATTAACAATATCAGTGTCGGCTATGGCGAAATCCAGGTGCTGTTCGATGTTTCGCTGGAGGTGCGGGAAGGGGAGATCCTGAGTATTGTCGGTGCCAACGGCGCCGGTAAGTCGACCCTGCTCAAAACCATCTCCGGGCTGCTGACTCCAAGCCAAGGGGAAATTGTTTTTGCCGGGGAGACGATTTCGCGCCAACCCGCTGACGAGATCGTTGGAAAAGGGCTGATTCATGTCCCGGAAGGACGGCGCCTGTTTTCGCTGATGACCGTGCTGGAGAATCTGGAACTCGGTGCCTTCAGCCCCAACGCCCGCCACCGCTTTGAGCAGAACCTGACAGAGGTCTATGCCCTGTTTCCCCGCCTGGCCGAACGGAAAACCCAGTTGGCCGGGACCCTGTCCGGGGGGGAACAGCAGATGGTCGCCATCGGCCGGGGGATCATGGCCCAACCGAAGGTGATGATGCTCGACGAACCTTCCCTGGGCTTGGCACCGGTGTTGAAAAAAGATATTTTCGCGGCCATCAGGAAGATCGCCAGGGAATACGGGGTCACCATAATCCTGGTGGAGCAGGATCTGATCAACTCCATGGCGATCAGCGATCGGGCTTACGTGATGGAGCAGGGGCAAATTGTCCTTGAAGGGAGCAGCGGTGATCTGCTCAATGATCCCCATGTCAAGGCGGCCTATCTGGGCGTCTGAATCTTTTTGCCGTTGCCGTGGGAAAGTCAGCAACAATCGGCTTTTCTACGGTAACGGGCAGCGAACAACCCCGCTGTTCAGCCTCTTCTTCCGTCCGCCACGCTCCGTTCTGCCTGACCACCACTCCTTTTTAAACTCCGGATCTGGGTGTTCTGGCAGCCCCTTATGAACAGTTGGAACACTACGGTTCCGGGCTGTTTGATGTTTCCTTTGTCTCTTTCCCCCCTTTTGTGAGACAATTCCACAAATTTTTAACATCTTTTTATCAGTACCCCTGCCTGTGAGGTGATCTCATGAAAGCAGCCGCGTTTCTGACTTTGATCGTAGGGGCGGTGAGCCTGTTTCTGCTGCCTTCATGTGAGCGGAAGGAGCCGATCAAGATCGGTTTTATCGGGGGGCTTTCCGGCCGGGTTGCCGATTTGGGTGTCGGTGGCCGCAACGGCGTTCAACTGGCGGTGGAGAAGGTCAATGCGGGAGGAGGTATTGGCGGCAGATTGATTGAGCTGGTGGTGAAAGATGATCAGCAGAATCCAGCGACGGCGAGGCAGGCTGTCACCGATTTGCTCGACCAAAAGGTCGAACTGATCATCGGCCCGATGACCAGCGCCATGGCCATGGCGGTCTTGCCGCAGATAAACAAGGCCCGGACAGTCCTGCTCAGCCCCACGGTGACCACGACGGAGCTGTTCGGGATCGATGATTTTTTTGTGCGGGTGACCGCCACCACCCGGGAGTATGCCGCGAAAAGTGCCCGCTACCAGTTTCAGCAGCGAGGGGCCAAGACGGTCGCGGCCATTTATGACCGCAGCAATCTTGCTTACACGGCAAGCTGGCTGGACGATTTTCGGACGACGTTTGAAGGCCTGGGCGGCAAGCTGGTCGATATCCGGCCCTTTGACTCGGGGCAGGACACGGTTTTTTTACCGTTGGCGAAGGATCTGGTGACTGCTAACGCCGATCTGGTGCTGATTATCGCCAATGCCATGGATGCCGCGCTGATCTGCCAGCAGGTGAATAAGCTCGCTCCTGGCCAGAAAATCGCCATGTCCGAGTGGGCTTCGACGGAACGTTTTATCGAACTGGCGGGCAAAGCTTCCGAAGACGTTGTGGTTTCCCAATTCATGGATACCACGGATCGTTCCCAGGCCTTTATTGATTTTCAGGCCGCCTATCTTGAGCGTTTCCACCACCCGATCGGTTTTGCCGCCCTTGCCGGGTATGATGCTGCCCAGGTGGCCCTTGCCGCCATCAAAGCGCGTGCTGACGGGGAATCTTTAAAAGATACCATCTTGAGAAAAAGACGGTTTCAAGGGGTTCAGCAAGAGTTTGAAATTGATCGTTTCGGAGATTCAGAACGGAAAGTCATTATTTCCGTGATCCGTAATTATCACTTTGCCAAGCTGGAGTAGCCGATGGCCAGCCATTCCTTGCGCAGGATCCTGGCCGGCTATCTGCTGGTCGCCATCTTCCTGCCTTCCGTCGTTCTGGTGGTTTTTGGAGGCATCTGGATTCCTCCCCAGGTTCGTGCCGATATTGAACAGCGCCAGGCCGAATTGGCCCGGGCGGTGAGCAAGCAGGTGGACAGTTATCTGCAGGAAGGCACCTCCATGGTTCAGCTGGCCGCAGCCATGCATCGGGATTTTGACGCGGGCTCCGGGCACTGGCGGCAGTTGGACTATCTGCTTGATACGACGAAGAGCATCAACAGCATTTATCTGATTGATGCGGACGGAACGGTCATTGACGTGGCTCTGAAAGGGGAAGGAAAAAAACACCGCCAGGACCTGGCTGCCCTCGATCTTTCGGCCAATCCACTGTTCCGTGAATTGGCGCAGGACGGTCACCCGCATTGGTCGAAAACCTTTCTTTCCGTTATCCACGGTGGACTGGTTTCCGCTTATGGCCTGCGCAGGGACGGGGTGACCTTTATCGGCGAAGTCGATTTGGATTTTCTCACCCGATTCCTGCGCCAAATCAGTCAGAGTGACGATAGTCTGATTTTTCTGGTCGATCATTACGGTCAGATCGTCGCGGATAATAACGGGATCTATACCGCGCAGCAGCACAACGTTGCCAATCTGCAGCTGGTGAAATCCAGCATCGCTACTGAAGGCCAGGTGACCGGACTGTTCAGGTTTGCTGGCAGAGACATGATCGGCACCGTGCTCCCGATTCCCGGAGTCGATTGGCATATTCTGGTCGCCAGGCCGACGGCGGTCGCTTATCGCACCATCTGGAACCTCGCCAAAATAGTGTTCAGCGGGGTGGTTGCCGCTTTTGTGGCCGGGTTGCTGGCGTCGTTTCTGCTCTCTCGCAAACTGGCCCTGCGCTTCGCGGCATTGACCGATCATGCCCGGAAAGTGGCAAAAGGGGATCAAGGCGGAGAGTGGCCTGGTTCTTCCATCGATGAGATCAACCGCCTGTCGGAAAACCTGCAAGAAATGGCCCGCCGCATCCAGGACTCGGAGCTGCTCTACCGGTCTCTGTTCGAGCAGTTGCCCGATGGGGTGGTCCTGTTTGAGCAGGACAGCCTCAAACCGTTTCAGTTTAATGCCGCCGCTTGCAGCCAGTTAGGGTACAGCCGTGAGGAATTCGCCAAATTGTCGGTGCCGGACTTTTTTGTGGCTGGTGCTGCGACCGATGCTGAGCGCTATCGGGCCATTCTGCGCAAAGAGGGCAGGGTGCGTTTTGAAGCGGTGCATCGGAGCAAGACCGGGGAACGACGGCATATCTTTGTGTCTCTGCAGCGGATCGAACTGCAGGCCCAGCAACCGTTGATCCTGGCCATTCATCATGATGTCACCGATTTGAAAATGGCGGAAACCGAGCGGAAAAACACCCATCTTCTCCTCGATACATTCATGAAATATTCCCCTGTCTACACCTTTATCAAGGAAGTGACTCAGACCGAAAGTCGGGTTTTGCGCGCCAGCGATAACTGCAAAGAAGTGTTTGGGTTGAGCAGCGCCGAGGTGGTCGGGAAAACCATGCCCGAACTGCTGCCGGCGGAGGTGGCGGCCAAGGTGACCGCGGACGATTGGCTGGTTGTTTCTGAAAACAGGGTCCTTGAGCTTGAAGAAGAATATCAGGGGCGGACCTACACCTCCATCAAATTTCCTATTCCCCAGGAATCGGGTAACCTGCTGGCGGGATATAATATCGATATTACTGATCGGATCGAGGCGGAAAAAAACCGCCTGCAGCTGGAAAAACAGCTACTGCATGCGCAGAAACTGGAAAGCCTCGGGGTGCTGGCCGGAGGGATTGCCCATGATTTCAACAATATCCTGATGGCAATCACCGGTAACACCGAGATGGCGTTGCGGCGGATTCAGAAAAATGCTTCACCGGTTGACCATTTAGAGCGCATCAAGCAGGCTGCCGACCGAGCCGCCGCGTTGATTCGGCAGCTGCTGGATTATACCGGGAAGGGGCAATTCCGGGCGGAAACTCTGGACCTGAATCATCTGCTGGAAGACAGTTTGAACATCCTTGAGGTTTCCATCGGCAAAAAAGCCGAGTTGCGGGTCGATCTGCAACGACCGTTGCCACTGATTTCCGCGGATGCCGCCCAAATCAGGCAAATCATCATGAACCTGGTGATTAATGCTGCGGAGGCGATCGGTGATGCCGGGGGGGTGATCAGTATGACAACCGCCAGTCTTTACTGTGACAAAGCCGAGCTGGCCAGCGATTTAATCGATGCTGAGCCCCAGGCCGGTGATTATGTCAGCCTGGAGGTGGCTGATTCCGGCTGCGGAATGGACGCGCTGACCATGTCCAAACTGTTCGACCCCTTCTTCAGTACCAAATTTACCGGGCGTGGCCTGGGCCTGGCGGCCGTACTGGGGATTATCCGCAGTCACCGCGGAGTGATCAACGTGACCAGTGCTCCGGGGGAGGGGACGCTGTTCAGGGTCCTCTTGCCCGTCGCGGAAAAGCTGCCGCTGCTCCGATCCGGACCAGTACGACAGGCCGACTGGCAGGGGCGGGGCAAGGTCCTGCTGGTTGATGATGAAGAGGCTATTCGCAATATCGGCGCGGAGATGCTCAGGGAACTTGGGTTCTCCGTTCTGACCTGCAACGACGGCAAAGAGGCCCTGCAGACCTACCGCAGGGAAGAGGATATCGATTTTGTTATCCTTGATCTGACCATGCCGAAGATGGGCGGCGAACAATGCCTGCAGGAGCTGAAAAAAATCAACGAAAATGTCAAAGTGATTATTTCCAGCGGCTACAATGAGCTGGCCATTGCCAGGAAATTGGCGGATCATCGCGCCGGCGCTTTCCTGCAGAAACCCTACTTGCTGGAGTCGCTGAGCGAGTCCATCCGCAATCTGCTGGGCTGACTCTATTCCGGGATGAACAGGATGTTGTCCAGATCGATCAGTTTGTCCTGAATGAAGGTCTGGGCATCAGCAATCGCTTGGTTGTAGATTTGCGGGCCAAGCTGTTCCACGAAAAAATCGATCAGCAGCTCCGCCTTCAATTCGCCAATCGGGTCGTCGAATTCAGTACGGAAATAGGCCTGGATCTTGTCTGTCAAAAGCTTCCGGCGTTGTTCATGCAGTTCGATTTTCATGGATATTCTCTGTTCTCTCGGTTGAAAAGTTCAAGCCAGGGCCGTTCCGGAGTCAGGGGATATGGACGACCGCATATCCCTGCATCTGATAGCCGATGATGGAGACGAAACCGTTGTCGACCTGGTTGATCTCCGGCATAAGCTTAGCCTTGTCCAGGCCCGCAAGTTTGACAGCATACAAGCAAACCTCCAGGGTCACGCCTGCCTTTTTCATCTGTCGGAGCGTTGCCTGGAATTTATCCACGGCTTCCTGCTGGTCGGGGTCAACGGTATTACGCTCGGTGGAGAGCAGTTTTGCGGCCGGCCCGCGGAAGACGACGGCAACCTGTGGCGGTGTTGCCAATTTATTGACTGACGCATTCTCATAGGAATTCCTGACCGCCCAAAAAACCGCTTCGGCAGCACGCGGATTCCCTTGGCTGACATCATACACGGCCGTGAAGCTGTTGACACCGTGCAGGGAGTTTTCATAACCCTGCGCTCCGGCATGTGTCGGCATGATCCCGGAAAAAATCGTGATAGCTATGAACATGACCAGGGCGTGGCGCAGCTGTTGACGGGTGATCATAAGGCTCTCCTTTCCGCAGGGATGGAATTTTTCAGTTAATCGGTCCAAAAAATGAGTTGCTGCTGTTTTCCGCGGACAATTTCGAACAGCTCGGCAGCTTAGAGAAAGGCCAGGGGGAGAGCTGTTATAGTCTTCCCGCTATTCCGCTATTATAGCGCAATAACGGGAAGTGTTCGAAGTGAGAGGGAGTGCTCATCTTGCTGACTGTGCTTGCCCGTTTCCGCCCGGGGGGGGGCCGGAGCTGCGTCGGCGGGTCTTCGCTGGCAAAATGACTGCCCGCTTAAGACTGGGGCCTTGGGACCAAAGTACAAATGCATTTTGACGTGCTCGGCAAAAAAGGGGGTGTAAAAAAGTTGAGTTTTCGATAAATATAATATAATTTTTAAAATCTAAGCTTAGATTTGCTTTATTTTTCTTGAGGTCAGTCATGGCGGTTCCCCAAAGCAAACTGAAGGTGCGTGTCGACATGGCACGAAACCGGTTATACTGCATCATCGGCGGCGACATCACCAAGGCTGATCTGGAGGGTTTTTTTACCGATGTGCGCTTCGGGGTCGCGGATCTCAAGCCAGGCTTCGGGGTTATCACGGATCTTACCAACTGTCATCTTAGCCATCTGGCGGCTATTCCCACTTTCCGCAGGGTGATGCATTACCTTGCCGGCAGCAATGTCGGAAAAGTCATCCGGGTCGTTAATACCAAGAACCTGATTTATCAGCAGGCCATCAATCTTGCCTCCCGCCTGCCCGGGTACAGCAGTGTTTATGTCAAGACGATGGCGGAGGCCGAAGAGTTTCTGGATGGGGCCTGTCAACGGGATGGTCTCCGTTATATATTGCTGGACAAATCGATCGAGCTGCGTACGGAGAGTGGCTCTTTGAGCGGGACAATCATCAATATTTCCGTGAGCGGCTGTGCGATAAAATGGTTGGAAACGCCTCCCGTTGTCGGGCAGGCGGGGACGGTGGCGTTCACCTTGGCCGATAAAAAATCGGCGCAGAGGGATTTTGAAATCGAGGCGCGGGTTGTTCGCTTGTTTGAGGACGGCTTCGCTGTCGCCTATCAGAATATCACCGATGCTGATAAAAGTGATTTGCAGAAGTGTCTGGTGCAGGAATCAAAACTTGACGTCTCGTCCGATCGCCTCATGGAAAAGATTTTTTCTCCGCCGGCAGCTTAACGCCATCCCCCTTGGCGCAGGAATAGATTCCTTCCTGCAGTCATCCTACTCATTTTTTTCGCCAGTTGGCCCTGCAGTATTAGATTCTCCAGGTATTCCGAAAGGTTATACATTGCCCAGTAGATGGGAAATTTTTTCGGCTGTGTGCAGGAGCTTGGTCAGGATATTCTTTTGATAGTCTAAGGTGAAACGATAGGCCGGGCCAGCGACAGCCAGAGCCGCAGACAGCTTATTCTCGTAATCGAAGATCGGTGCCGCAATAGCGGCTATGCCATCCTCCAACTCCTGATCATCAATACCGTAACCTTGTTTCCTGATCTGCTGGAGATCCTTTTTGATATCTTCAATCTTGGTTTTGGTCCGCGACGTAAAGGGCGTTTTCGGAGCCGTGGCCAGAATCCGGTCAACGATGGCAGAATCGGAAAATGCCAATAGAACTCGGCCGGCGGCGGTTGGGGTGGGTTCTGAATAATCTCCTTCGTTGATGGAAAAGATCAGGCGGGAGGCTCCCATTTCACGGGCAAGGCACATGCACTTGTAATTATCCAGCAGATAGAGGACCGTTGATTCACCCGTTTCTTCGGACAGCTGTTTCATATGGAAAGACGCAACCGAGCGCAGGGAATTGGTCTTTTCGTAGGTTTTACCCAAGGCCAGGACCTTGGGCCCCAGGCAATAGTTGGTGCGTGACGACCTGACCAGATAGCCTGCTTTGAGCAGGGTCGCACAGAGCCGGTGGACCCGACTTTTATAGAGGCCGGTTTGAAGACACAATTCTTTCAGCGGCAGCTCGGCGGTTCTACTGGTAAAACAATCTAGGATTTGCAGCGCTTTGCTGACGGAATCGACCTGGGGCACGGATATTGATGGCTGTTTCGGCATGATTTGTCCGTTCTATTTGTATTCGCACAGGGATGCTGGCGGGTTACGTAGGGTCAGACGGTGCTGCTGCTTATCCTGACCAGGGTTTTCATTCGGTACGGATCGCTGAAGTTTTCAAGCGTTGTCTGTAACTGCTCCAGGGAGATCAGCCCGGACGGCAATGGTTCGGTTTGCAGAACAGATGTTGCGCAGGCCCTGTTGATAGAGAGCACATTCGCCACAGGAGTAGTTGGGATGAATGGTCACCCTTTGCCCAAACTCGAATCTGTTTGCGACGGATCCGGTTGCAAGCACTCTGTCGACGGCTTCATGGCCTGGAATAATGGGGCAGGGCTTGTCATATTTGCCGTGGAAGATAGACCCGTCCGAGCCGCATATGCCGGCTAATTCGGCCGCGACGAGGACTTCACCTGCCTTGATCTGGGGCCGTTGGACTTCTTTGATTTGAATGGCCGGCTGAGTGGTTAAGACCGCTGCCTTCATTTCTGCTCCGTCATTCTGGTTATGCTTGAAGCTTGATGCGGCCCGGGGTGAGGCCGATTACTGCTACCCAAAGCCGACGCAGCGCCTTTTAAGCGCGTCCGATGAGCGGGCACTTCGGGAGTGGAGTTGAGCTAACTGTGTCCTTTTAGCAGATATGCAATATCTTCTGGTAGGATTTTTTCGCTATGTTAAACTTTGCCTTGCGAAAAGACAAGGAGGAAAATAAAAATGCCGAACCAGGTCTGCGTGCCTTGCCACCAAGAGTGTGCTCTCCACATTTTACCCATGAGAACTTGAGTTGTGAGTAGATGAGAGCCTGCCCGGCGGACTGGATTTGACCGCGACTTCTGGACTTGATCGATCCAAGTCGTTATCTTCTTGACATTTTTACTCCAAACAAATATCCTTTCTGTAAGTTTGTATGTCCTACTAAGGAGGATTTTAAATCTGCGAGAAAGGTTCAATCGGTATTCATCGAGAAGATTTATAAAGATATGCAATCAGCGACAACCTGTTGTCGTCACAGCCTTATCTGGAACATAATACACACGCCCCCCCGTGCGGATAAGGCGGCTACGTTTAATGTTGAATTTTACTGCTGAAGTCTGCTACGCCAGCCTCTGGCAGTCAAATGAAGGTCAAAACGTTCACGATAGTTGAGAGCTGAGAAAAATTTCTATCAGGAGTCTTTGACTGGTTTTTGTCGAATAGGTATTGTCTCTATTCCGGCTTGGCTGCTTAGGATGATTTTGGGGATTTTTTCTCGCCTCTCCTGCATTTTGTAAAGGATGAAACATGACCGAACATGGACAAGACGGCTCGATAATCTCTGATCACGAACGCCCCAAAGGCGAGTATAAAATGATGCTGGTGCTGTTTATTATCAGCGCGGCATTGTTCGGTGATTCGTTATACAGCGAAGGATTTTTCCAGGGGGTGAGTGCAGGGCCGGGCAGTATCCCTCAGCTTGCCGGAGCGATGACTTTGCTGATGATTGCCGGGCTGGCCATCCAATTTTTCCGCAAAGGCTACAAGGAGGGGACTTTTGCTGATCTGATGCATCACCTGTTTGATCGCGAAGTCGTTATCCTGCTGGTAACCCTCACCATTTACGGCTTCATTGTCGAGACTATTCATTTTGTCCCCGCAACATTTTTATTCCTCGTCGTCACCATGTATCTGCTTGAACCGAAGAAACTGCTGCTGAAAATCGTGGTTTCGGCCGGGGTTCTTGCTGTTCTGTATCTGATATTTTCAACTTTGTTCCAGGTCGTTCTGCCGTAAGCGTTACAGGAGGAACTGTATTATGTACACAGGGTTGGAAGGCCTTCTGCAGCCTTTCATGAGTTTGAGCCTGGTTGGCTGGATTGCTGGGGGGACATTGGTCGGCCTCTATGTCGGGGCAATCCCCGGCTTGTCTGTCACCATGGCGGTGTCGATCCTGATTTCTTTTACTTTTTCATGGGATGTTTTGCCTGCTCTTGCCGTGATGGTTGGGATCTATACCGGTGGGGTTTATGGTGGAGCACGGGCTGGGATCCTGCTCAATATTCCCGGAGCTCCAGCCGCTGTCGCCTCAACCTTTGACGGTTATCCTCTGGCGAAGATGGGGATGGCAGGTCAGGCTATGGGGCTCTCTACAACTCAGGCGGTTATCGGTAATTTTCTCGGGATTTTGATCCTGGCCCTGTGTGCACCACTGATTTCGAATCTGGCCCTGGTTTTTCAGGCCCGGGATTACTTCCTGCTGGCGTTCATGGCGCTATTTCTGGTCGGTAATCTGTCTGAAGGCAGCATGGTCAAGGCCCTGATAGCAGCGTTTATAGGGATTGTGGTCGGTTTGATCGGGATGGATCCGGAAACCGGACAGGGGCGGATGACTTTCGGAACCCTGAATCTGCTGGGTGGTATTCATTTCGTCATTGTTATGATCGGCACTTTCGGGATTTCCGAAGCGCTGATGCAATTGCAGACCAAAGCCGTTGCGGTTAAACAGAGTATCTCACGAATTACCCCGGAATGGACGGCGGTCTGGGATAACATGTTTCTGACGTTGCGTGCCTCAGCCATTGGTGTCATTGTCGGTGCCCTGCCGGGAACCGGTGGCGATATCGCCGCGCTGATGGCTTATGATCATGCTAAACGGACAGTCAAGAACCCTTATCCCAAGCCATTCGGCCAGGGTGCCTATCAGGGCTTGATCGCCCCGGAAGCGGCTGCCAATGCGGCCATTGGCGGTGCTTTCGTGCCGATGATGACGTTGGGCATTCCGGGCGATTCAGTGACGGCGGTGTTGATCGGGGCGCTGATTATCCATGGCCTGAGGCCTGGCCCGATGTTGATGCGTGAGCAACCCCAGTTTTTCTGGTTTGTTGTCGGTTCGCTGCTTATTGCCAATGTTTTTCTCTATGTCTGGGGCATGACCGGTATTCGCGCCTTCAGCAAAATCGTCGAAATTCCAAAACCCTATATCATCCCCATTATCGTGGTGCTGACCTTTGTCGGCGGCTATTCCATCCAGAACAACATCACTGATATCTATTGGATGATCGCTTTTGGTATCCTCGGCTACTTTATGAAGCGCTATGACTACCCGGTGGCACCATTGGTGCTGGGGGTCATTTTAACGCCAATCATCGATGAAAACTTTCGTCGGGGTATCCAACTGGCCCACGGCAGTGCCCCCCAGTTTTTCCTCGGCATGGTGAGTAACGTTGTTCCTCTGGTCATTCTTGCGATCATGATATTGACGGTCATTGTTTCGAGCCCGAAGCTTATGGTCCGGATCAAGAGCCTTTGGGGAAAAACAGACGCCTGACCTTATTTCAGGAGAACATGTGAACCTGCATATTTCTTGGTTTTTAGGCTTCGGCTGGAGCT
This genomic window from Pelobacter seleniigenes DSM 18267 contains:
- a CDS encoding branched-chain amino acid ABC transporter permease; translated protein: MIGYVESLLNGILMGSIYGLTAVGLTLIFGVMKVVNFAHGSILMVGMFAAYFFVTLTGVNPYLALPVVVPLLFVFGFAMQKFIIKPIFEAEKDVREPITVIIVTTGIWYVLDNLALLLFGAQFRVAKTSVTGKMLEIFDMYFLWPKIIGAGITLLLGLYLYWFLKYSRMGKAVRATSLDREAATLMGIKQNRIYNIVFGLGCACCGVAACVLVPFYYVYPTVGVPFDIKAFIIVVLGGLGSIPGAILGGIILGVIETLGAQFMAATWTEMLIYVFFLLVLFVKPSGLFGLKQDY
- a CDS encoding ABC transporter substrate-binding protein, with amino-acid sequence MKAAAFLTLIVGAVSLFLLPSCERKEPIKIGFIGGLSGRVADLGVGGRNGVQLAVEKVNAGGGIGGRLIELVVKDDQQNPATARQAVTDLLDQKVELIIGPMTSAMAMAVLPQINKARTVLLSPTVTTTELFGIDDFFVRVTATTREYAAKSARYQFQQRGAKTVAAIYDRSNLAYTASWLDDFRTTFEGLGGKLVDIRPFDSGQDTVFLPLAKDLVTANADLVLIIANAMDAALICQQVNKLAPGQKIAMSEWASTERFIELAGKASEDVVVSQFMDTTDRSQAFIDFQAAYLERFHHPIGFAALAGYDAAQVALAAIKARADGESLKDTILRKRRFQGVQQEFEIDRFGDSERKVIISVIRNYHFAKLE
- a CDS encoding ABC transporter ATP-binding protein; translation: MALLTVEKVVKQFGGLTAVNAVDMCVEKNQIVGVIGPNGAGKTTLFNCIAGAFPLTSGSILFEGQEMAGKKPYEICQLGITRTFQVVKPFASKTVLYNTMVGAFANTNVLGEARSKALEVLKILDLYEKKDVVSKNLTLPERKRLELARALATEPKLLLLDEVMAGLRPSEVTEMLPVIRRINQVGVSIIIVEHIMQAIMNLSERVYVINFGKKIAEGTPHEVLADAEVVKAYLGEQYVVDQH
- a CDS encoding branched-chain amino acid ABC transporter permease, yielding MKLLTDQSPFHKIATLLIIAGLLALPLVVSNPSVMQIFILIIFYAYLTSCWNFVGGFAGVLPLGHSAFVGIGAYTSTTLYLTYGVSPWFGMLVGGVLAAIMGILIGLPTLKLRGAYFALATIAFGEATRVLVENVEKIGPFEIRGPKGLLINLAGNSLADFQFSSKAPYYYIILFMLLLVLLLTFVMMNSKVGYYLAAGGEEPEAAEALGIKVSKYKLIAMAISCFLTALGGTFYAQLVLYFYPKSILGLDLSYEIAFIALIGGRGTILGPILGALLLRPVGELTRIYLSDSLPGLHLIIFGLVLIIVMRYQPKGLVEPVSRWFNRLARRVDQGDNNRKQEEDCHGVADS
- a CDS encoding ABC transporter ATP-binding protein, with the protein product MSLININNISVGYGEIQVLFDVSLEVREGEILSIVGANGAGKSTLLKTISGLLTPSQGEIVFAGETISRQPADEIVGKGLIHVPEGRRLFSLMTVLENLELGAFSPNARHRFEQNLTEVYALFPRLAERKTQLAGTLSGGEQQMVAIGRGIMAQPKVMMLDEPSLGLAPVLKKDIFAAIRKIAREYGVTIILVEQDLINSMAISDRAYVMEQGQIVLEGSSGDLLNDPHVKAAYLGV